A region from the Tsuneonella mangrovi genome encodes:
- a CDS encoding TspO/MBR family protein, translating to MTGIASRGQLRASFVRWALFTVPLVVLLGFLSGQLAGSGADGMWFQSLQLPSTFPPPMWFGIVWTVLYVMMGLALAIVCAAWGARGRGLAIAVFALQFIANLAWSPVFFAMHNIEGALVVIGVLDVLVIVTIALFWRVRRLAALLLLPYLAWIAFATLLNWQFLQLNPNGGIEGPDAAVQRVQI from the coding sequence ATGACCGGCATTGCATCGCGCGGACAATTGCGGGCCAGTTTCGTGCGCTGGGCGTTGTTCACTGTGCCGCTGGTCGTGCTGCTCGGCTTCCTGTCGGGCCAGCTGGCAGGCAGCGGGGCGGACGGGATGTGGTTCCAGTCGCTCCAGCTGCCGTCGACTTTCCCGCCGCCGATGTGGTTCGGGATCGTGTGGACCGTCCTCTATGTGATGATGGGGTTGGCGCTGGCGATCGTCTGCGCGGCCTGGGGCGCGCGCGGGCGCGGGCTGGCGATCGCGGTGTTCGCGCTGCAGTTCATCGCCAACCTCGCGTGGTCGCCGGTGTTCTTCGCGATGCACAACATCGAGGGCGCGCTGGTGGTAATCGGCGTGCTCGACGTGCTGGTGATCGTCACCATCGCATTGTTCTGGCGGGTGCGGCGGCTCGCCGCGCTGCTGCTGCTGCCGTATCTCGCATGGATCGCGTTCGCGACGCTGCTCAACTGGCAGTTCCTCCAGCTCAATCCCAACGGCGGGATCGAAGGGCCGGACGCGGCGGTGCAGCGCGTGCAGATCTGA
- a CDS encoding TPM domain-containing protein — translation MLDQANVFPVRDEAALSKRLTQYWAKSGNALVVATISSLEGKSIDDYALGLFNDWGIGDAKTNRGILVLLAPNERKVRIEIGCGLEGVISDSIAKQVIENQMTPLYRQGQFERGTIAGVDSLIAHLQSPAAANDNGPQTQRCRVAAKAKAA, via the coding sequence GTGCTCGATCAGGCCAATGTATTTCCGGTGAGAGACGAAGCCGCGCTCAGCAAGCGCTTGACCCAATACTGGGCCAAGAGCGGCAATGCGCTGGTCGTGGCCACGATCAGCTCGCTCGAAGGCAAGTCAATCGATGACTACGCTTTGGGCCTGTTCAACGATTGGGGCATTGGGGATGCAAAGACCAATCGTGGGATTCTCGTGCTTCTTGCGCCGAACGAACGAAAGGTACGAATCGAAATTGGCTGTGGCCTCGAAGGAGTGATTTCAGACTCCATCGCCAAGCAGGTGATCGAAAATCAGATGACACCGCTCTATCGCCAAGGCCAATTTGAACGTGGCACGATTGCGGGAGTAGATTCCCTGATCGCTCATCTTCAATCACCTGCTGCGGCGAATGACAATGGTCCGCAAACGCAGCGTTGCCGGGTCGCAGCCAAGGCGAAGGCAGCATGA
- a CDS encoding SDR family oxidoreductase yields the protein MAGRVAGKLALVTGAAQGLGAAHSQTLAREGARVLCTDINGAGAEETAAAINAAHGAGTAFAMQHDVTSPEQWDAAIEMARDELGGLSVLVNNAGVGVRGNIETCTLEEWRRGFAINVDSVFLGCQKALPLMKDNQPGSIVNISSIAGLIASDTMPGYNASKAAVWMLSKSVALYCGKMGWNIRCNSVHPTFVDTPILDGMTKSTGHPKEVIMGKLARQIPLKRVGVPQEIADGVLFLASDESSFMTGAELKLDGGISAM from the coding sequence ATGGCAGGACGGGTAGCGGGCAAGCTCGCGCTGGTAACCGGCGCGGCGCAGGGCCTCGGCGCGGCGCATTCACAAACGCTGGCACGCGAAGGCGCGCGGGTGCTTTGCACCGACATCAACGGTGCCGGGGCGGAAGAAACCGCCGCTGCAATCAACGCCGCGCATGGTGCCGGGACTGCCTTTGCCATGCAGCACGATGTCACCAGCCCCGAGCAGTGGGACGCTGCGATCGAGATGGCGCGCGACGAACTCGGCGGGCTGTCGGTACTGGTCAACAATGCGGGCGTCGGCGTGCGCGGCAATATCGAGACCTGCACACTGGAGGAATGGCGTCGCGGGTTCGCGATCAATGTCGATTCGGTGTTCCTCGGCTGCCAGAAGGCGCTGCCGCTGATGAAGGACAACCAGCCCGGCTCGATCGTCAACATTAGCTCGATCGCCGGCCTGATCGCGAGCGATACGATGCCCGGTTACAACGCCAGCAAGGCGGCGGTGTGGATGCTGTCGAAATCGGTGGCGCTCTATTGCGGTAAGATGGGGTGGAATATCCGCTGCAATTCGGTGCATCCGACGTTCGTCGATACCCCGATCCTCGACGGGATGACCAAGAGCACGGGCCATCCGAAGGAAGTGATCATGGGCAAGCTGGCGCGGCAGATCCCGTTGAAGCGGGTCGGTGTGCCGCAGGAAATCGCCGATGGGGTGCTGTTCCTGGCCAGCGACGAGAGCAGCTTCATGACCGGGGCCGAACTCAAGCTCGACGGCGGCATCAGCGCGATGTGA
- a CDS encoding accessory factor UbiK family protein: MQSDNPLISDFVKMANAAAGTFAGMTREARDGARERMREALGGLDFVSREEFDAVKDMAAKAREENEKLAERIAALEAKAKG; this comes from the coding sequence ATGCAGAGCGACAACCCCCTGATCTCCGACTTCGTGAAAATGGCTAATGCGGCGGCCGGCACCTTTGCGGGCATGACCCGCGAAGCGCGCGACGGTGCGCGCGAGCGGATGCGCGAGGCGCTCGGCGGCCTCGACTTTGTCAGCCGCGAGGAGTTCGACGCGGTGAAGGACATGGCCGCGAAGGCGCGCGAGGAGAACGAGAAGCTCGCCGAACGCATCGCCGCGCTCGAGGCGAAGGCCAAGGGCTAG
- a CDS encoding cold-shock protein — protein MSKTGTVKFFNADKGYGFIQPDDGSADSFVHISAVQAAGMQTLDKEQRLNYEIETGRNGKASAVNLSAAD, from the coding sequence ATGAGTAAGACCGGAACCGTAAAATTTTTCAACGCTGACAAGGGCTATGGCTTCATCCAGCCCGATGACGGATCGGCTGACAGTTTTGTCCACATCAGCGCCGTACAAGCCGCTGGCATGCAAACGCTCGATAAGGAGCAGCGCCTCAACTACGAAATTGAAACCGGCCGCAATGGCAAGGCAAGTGCAGTGAACCTATCGGCCGCCGACTGA
- a CDS encoding TPM domain-containing protein, translating to MHKLTEADRQAVAHAVTRAEGDTAGEIMTVVAERSDGYTDVALVWAVAAAFTAIAALWFLPEFYLGLVDRLLGEWNAQWTPRGIFGLALFVGILKFAGTWLIQLWPPLKYFLIPGPIKSKRAYARAVQIFRVGAEKRTTGRTGILIYLSLREHRAEIIADEAITSCVEPEVWGDAMAAMLTHLKDDRIADGMVAAVEKVGEVLAAHLPRQPDDVNELPDRLIEL from the coding sequence ATGCACAAGCTGACCGAAGCAGACCGGCAAGCAGTAGCCCACGCGGTAACCCGGGCGGAGGGTGATACCGCGGGCGAGATCATGACCGTGGTTGCCGAACGGTCGGACGGTTACACCGATGTCGCGCTCGTCTGGGCAGTGGCCGCGGCATTCACCGCGATCGCCGCGCTGTGGTTTTTGCCGGAGTTCTATCTCGGGCTGGTCGACCGCCTGCTCGGCGAGTGGAATGCCCAATGGACCCCACGCGGGATCTTCGGGCTGGCGCTGTTCGTCGGTATCCTGAAGTTCGCCGGCACCTGGCTGATCCAGCTGTGGCCGCCGCTCAAGTATTTCCTCATTCCCGGCCCGATCAAGAGCAAGCGCGCCTATGCCCGCGCGGTGCAGATCTTCCGCGTCGGGGCCGAAAAGCGCACCACCGGGCGCACCGGGATCCTGATCTACCTCTCGCTGCGCGAACACCGTGCGGAAATCATCGCCGATGAAGCGATCACGTCATGCGTCGAGCCCGAAGTTTGGGGCGACGCAATGGCAGCAATGCTCACGCACCTGAAGGATGACCGGATCGCTGACGGCATGGTCGCCGCGGTCGAGAAGGTCGGCGAAGTGCTCGCCGCACACCTGCCGCGCCAGCCGGACGACGTAAACGAGTTGCCCGATCGCCTGATCGAGTTGTAG
- a CDS encoding ArsR/SmtB family transcription factor: protein MVQYRAASLDLSFAALADATRRGILEQLGRADASITSLADRFHMTLTGMRKHIAVLERAGLVVTEKVGRVRTCRLGQRDLAAEAGWIAHQRQLFEARFDALDKIILEMEQEEHDGSASE, encoded by the coding sequence ATGGTTCAGTATAGAGCAGCATCCCTCGATCTCTCCTTCGCAGCGCTGGCGGACGCGACGCGGCGCGGGATCCTCGAACAGCTCGGCCGGGCCGATGCTTCGATCACCAGCCTCGCGGACAGGTTCCACATGACGCTGACGGGGATGCGCAAGCATATCGCGGTGCTCGAGCGCGCAGGCCTCGTGGTCACCGAAAAGGTCGGGCGGGTCCGCACGTGCAGGCTCGGTCAGCGCGACCTCGCAGCGGAAGCTGGGTGGATCGCACACCAGCGACAGCTTTTCGAGGCGCGGTTCGACGCGCTGGACAAGATTATCCTCGAGATGGAGCAGGAGGAACATGATGGATCGGCAAGCGAATAG
- a CDS encoding SRPBCC family protein, with product MMDRQANSHPAAHGGTSVERKSERELVVTRTFDAKPHTVFKAWSEPEIFRRWWVPEGFGITLIGCEMDVRTGGTYRLVFAAGETDTMAFHGKYLEVVPDRKIVWTNEEEAECAVTTVTFEEQGGKTLLTFHELYPSKEALDEAMQGSAAGLPAQLEQLAALLADIG from the coding sequence ATGATGGATCGGCAAGCGAATAGCCACCCCGCTGCGCACGGCGGCACTTCGGTCGAGCGCAAGTCCGAACGGGAGCTGGTCGTTACCCGCACGTTCGATGCCAAGCCACACACCGTCTTCAAGGCGTGGTCGGAGCCCGAGATATTCCGCCGGTGGTGGGTGCCGGAAGGTTTCGGCATTACGCTCATCGGCTGCGAGATGGACGTGCGCACCGGCGGGACTTACCGGCTGGTGTTCGCTGCGGGCGAAACCGACACCATGGCGTTCCACGGCAAGTACCTCGAAGTGGTGCCGGATCGGAAGATCGTGTGGACCAACGAGGAAGAGGCAGAATGTGCGGTGACCACCGTGACCTTCGAGGAGCAGGGCGGGAAGACGCTGCTGACGTTCCACGAGCTCTATCCGTCGAAAGAAGCGCTCGACGAGGCGATGCAAGGCTCCGCAGCCGGGTTGCCCGCACAGCTCGAGCAGCTGGCAGCTTTGCTTGCGGATATAGGTTAG
- a CDS encoding NUDIX hydrolase produces MTDRPLPPDATAPETIQWTGRYITAKKRGRWEYVGRPNNIRAAVILAVEDGHVLLVEQYRVPLGKPCLEMPAGLIGDEDEHAGEDPLAAAGRELEEETGWRAAHLESLGEFWSSPGMVSESFTLVRARGLTQVGPGGGVGGENITPYRVPLAALPAFVEERRKAGVGIDVRIMGLLLAGELDTGE; encoded by the coding sequence GTGACCGATCGCCCGCTCCCGCCCGACGCAACCGCCCCCGAAACCATCCAGTGGACCGGCAGGTACATCACCGCCAAGAAGCGCGGCCGCTGGGAATATGTCGGCCGTCCGAACAACATTCGCGCAGCGGTGATCCTCGCGGTCGAAGACGGGCACGTGCTGCTCGTCGAGCAATACCGCGTGCCGCTCGGCAAGCCGTGCCTCGAAATGCCCGCCGGGCTGATCGGCGACGAGGATGAACACGCCGGAGAGGATCCGCTGGCCGCCGCAGGGCGCGAGCTCGAGGAAGAGACCGGCTGGCGGGCCGCGCACCTCGAATCGCTCGGCGAGTTCTGGTCCTCCCCCGGAATGGTCAGCGAGAGCTTCACCCTGGTGCGCGCGCGCGGGCTGACGCAGGTCGGCCCCGGCGGCGGGGTCGGCGGCGAGAACATCACCCCCTATCGCGTGCCCCTTGCAGCGCTCCCCGCTTTCGTCGAAGAGCGACGGAAAGCGGGCGTCGGCATCGACGTCCGGATAATGGGCCTGCTGCTGGCGGGCGAACTCGATACGGGAGAATAA
- a CDS encoding TPM domain-containing protein, with protein sequence MTNLGRLSMFLVAMFAFIATPVAALDFPPHPSGPIYDEAGLLTPADTAKLDQQLRDLNQQTGDAVIVATVNSLQGDSIDDFAVKLYSAWGIGGKERDTGVLLLVAPNERQMRIEVGYGLTPYITDILSGRIIRDIMRPKFRAGDMSGGIVAGVDAIVHQLSLSPTDAKAVAEAAAAAEKNRPDESGIPVGAIIWMMFILFFIILPAFSRRNGLRYRSGMGTVGNILLWSALNAASNSGRGGSWGGGGGFGGGGFGGGGGFGGFGGGSSGGGGASGGW encoded by the coding sequence ATGACGAATTTGGGCCGCCTTTCGATGTTCCTCGTCGCAATGTTCGCGTTTATCGCGACGCCCGTGGCGGCGCTCGATTTCCCGCCGCATCCCAGCGGACCGATCTACGACGAGGCGGGGCTACTCACGCCGGCTGACACGGCAAAGCTCGACCAGCAGCTGCGCGATCTCAACCAGCAGACCGGCGATGCCGTGATCGTCGCCACGGTCAACAGCCTGCAGGGCGATTCGATCGACGACTTCGCGGTCAAGCTCTACTCCGCATGGGGCATCGGCGGGAAAGAGCGCGACACCGGCGTGCTGCTGCTGGTTGCACCCAACGAACGCCAGATGCGTATCGAGGTCGGTTATGGCCTGACGCCCTACATCACCGACATTCTCTCGGGCCGGATCATCCGCGACATCATGCGTCCGAAATTCAGGGCGGGCGACATGAGCGGCGGGATCGTCGCCGGGGTCGATGCGATCGTCCACCAGTTGTCGTTGAGCCCGACCGACGCCAAGGCCGTGGCAGAAGCGGCAGCGGCTGCAGAGAAGAATCGCCCGGACGAAAGCGGAATACCCGTTGGCGCGATAATATGGATGATGTTCATCCTGTTCTTCATCATCCTGCCGGCCTTCAGTCGACGGAACGGACTGCGCTATCGCAGCGGGATGGGGACCGTAGGCAATATCCTGCTGTGGAGCGCACTCAACGCAGCCAGCAACAGCGGCCGCGGCGGCAGCTGGGGTGGCGGAGGCGGATTTGGCGGCGGGGGCTTCGGCGGAGGTGGCGGCTTCGGCGGATTCGGTGGCGGCTCGTCCGGCGGCGGCGGTGCTTCGGGAGGTTGGTAG
- a CDS encoding LemA family protein has product MDIRSFGRFALIALASLGLASCGINTVPTKEEAAKAQWGVVQSAYQRRADLIPNLVQTVKAAATSENQILTNVIEARAKATAINVTTQDLSNPETFNKFQAAQNQLTQALGQLRTVVEKYPELQSQQRFADLMTALEGSENRINVERDRYNQAAQDYNTTIRTFPSIMAAKIVYGSKPLSYFTAAPNADTAPSVDFGNMGASPGAAPGGANDNAAPGAAPAAAGQ; this is encoded by the coding sequence ATGGATATTCGTTCTTTCGGCCGCTTTGCGCTGATCGCGCTGGCCTCGCTTGGCCTCGCCTCGTGCGGCATCAATACCGTCCCGACCAAGGAAGAGGCAGCGAAGGCCCAGTGGGGCGTGGTGCAGAGCGCCTACCAGCGCCGCGCAGACCTGATCCCCAACCTCGTGCAGACGGTGAAGGCTGCTGCCACTTCCGAAAACCAGATTCTCACCAATGTGATCGAAGCCCGTGCCAAGGCAACCGCGATCAACGTCACCACGCAGGACCTGTCGAACCCCGAGACGTTCAACAAGTTCCAGGCCGCGCAGAACCAGCTGACGCAGGCGCTTGGACAGCTGCGCACCGTGGTCGAGAAGTACCCCGAGCTGCAAAGCCAGCAGCGCTTTGCCGACCTGATGACCGCGCTCGAAGGTTCGGAAAACCGCATCAATGTGGAGCGCGACCGCTACAACCAAGCGGCGCAGGATTATAACACCACGATCCGCACCTTCCCCTCGATCATGGCGGCGAAGATCGTCTACGGCTCGAAGCCGCTGTCGTACTTCACCGCCGCGCCAAATGCCGACACCGCGCCGAGCGTCGATTTCGGCAACATGGGCGCGAGCCCAGGTGCCGCACCCGGCGGTGCGAACGATAATGCCGCCCCCGGTGCCGCGCCTGCTGCTGCAGGGCAGTGA
- a CDS encoding PspC domain-containing protein, with protein MSKYDTGKPVVQPSRKGFALDHQRGKVFGVCGGIANYFGIDPLIVRVGFAAGTIIGFGSLILVYLAIALIAD; from the coding sequence ATGAGCAAGTACGACACCGGCAAACCGGTGGTCCAGCCGAGCCGCAAGGGTTTCGCGCTCGATCACCAACGGGGCAAGGTCTTCGGGGTCTGCGGCGGTATCGCCAACTACTTCGGGATCGATCCGCTGATCGTCCGCGTCGGCTTTGCGGCCGGGACCATCATCGGCTTCGGCTCGCTGATCCTGGTCTATCTCGCGATCGCGCTGATCGCCGACTGA
- the mscL gene encoding large conductance mechanosensitive channel protein MscL, which translates to MLADFKAFIAKGNVMDLAVAVIIGAAFAKIVSALTADLIMPIVGAIFGDVDFSAKYVVLSGTVAPGSSLAAAREAGANVFAWGDFISVVINFLILAFIIFLMVRYTTKLMERNKVEEEAAPAGPSEIDLLTEIRDALKK; encoded by the coding sequence ATGCTTGCGGATTTCAAGGCATTTATCGCCAAGGGTAACGTGATGGACCTCGCCGTCGCGGTGATCATCGGCGCGGCGTTCGCCAAGATTGTCAGCGCGCTCACAGCCGACCTGATCATGCCGATCGTCGGTGCGATCTTCGGCGATGTCGATTTCTCGGCGAAGTACGTCGTGCTCAGCGGCACCGTTGCACCCGGCAGCTCGCTCGCCGCAGCGCGCGAAGCGGGCGCCAACGTGTTCGCGTGGGGCGATTTCATCTCGGTGGTGATCAACTTCCTGATCCTGGCGTTCATCATCTTCCTGATGGTCCGCTACACCACCAAGTTGATGGAGCGGAACAAGGTCGAGGAAGAGGCGGCACCGGCCGGCCCGAGCGAGATCGACCTGCTGACCGAAATCCGCGATGCTTTGAAGAAGTAG
- the recF gene encoding DNA replication/repair protein RecF (All proteins in this family for which functions are known are DNA-binding proteins that assist the filamentation of RecA onto DNA for the initiation of recombination or recombinational repair.) produces the protein MALDRITLSHFRNHRETTLDGAARFNLLVGENGAGKTNVLEAISLFAPGRGLRRAPLSEIGGSDGPGGFAVGASLVTGEEEPVRLGTLAEPARPNRRLVRVNGAEASAVSLGEWLAISWLTPAMDRLFAESAGARRRYMDRLAVALDAAHARHAARYENALRERNRLLSGDDTPDPAWLEGIEGQMAQAGAALAGGRSRLVESLSHELERLPSEPFARPELTYEAGGPIEADALAANWRTSRGRDRAAGRTLTGPHRDELVVRMAGKGQPADRCSTGEQKAMLIAITLAHAGLAAQGRASLLLLDEVAAHLDPVRREALFARLADNGAQVWFTGTERAPFAALDGEAAVWRVSGGTVLRES, from the coding sequence ATGGCGCTCGACCGCATCACTCTCAGCCACTTCCGCAACCACCGCGAAACCACGCTCGATGGCGCGGCGCGGTTCAACCTGCTGGTGGGCGAGAACGGTGCGGGCAAAACCAACGTGCTGGAAGCAATTTCGCTGTTTGCGCCGGGGCGCGGATTGCGCCGCGCGCCGCTGAGCGAGATCGGCGGCAGCGACGGCCCGGGCGGGTTTGCCGTCGGAGCCTCGCTGGTAACCGGCGAGGAAGAACCGGTGCGGTTGGGCACGCTGGCAGAACCGGCTCGCCCCAACCGTCGGCTGGTGCGGGTCAACGGCGCGGAAGCGAGCGCAGTCTCGCTCGGTGAATGGCTTGCGATCTCGTGGCTGACCCCGGCGATGGACCGCCTATTCGCCGAAAGCGCGGGTGCGCGGCGACGCTATATGGACCGGCTGGCTGTGGCGCTCGATGCGGCCCACGCGCGGCACGCGGCGCGTTACGAAAATGCTCTTCGCGAACGCAACCGCCTGTTGTCGGGGGACGATACGCCCGATCCGGCATGGCTGGAGGGAATAGAGGGGCAGATGGCACAAGCCGGCGCGGCACTGGCAGGCGGCAGATCGCGACTGGTGGAATCTCTGTCGCACGAACTGGAGCGGCTCCCGAGCGAACCGTTCGCCCGCCCCGAACTGACCTACGAAGCCGGAGGACCAATCGAAGCAGACGCGCTTGCAGCCAACTGGCGAACGAGCCGCGGGCGCGACCGCGCTGCCGGACGCACGCTTACCGGCCCGCATCGTGACGAGCTTGTCGTTCGCATGGCAGGCAAGGGCCAGCCCGCCGATCGCTGCTCGACCGGCGAGCAGAAGGCAATGCTGATCGCGATCACGCTCGCCCACGCGGGGCTGGCTGCGCAGGGCCGCGCGAGCCTGTTGCTGCTCGACGAGGTCGCCGCGCACCTCGATCCCGTCCGTCGCGAAGCCCTGTTCGCCCGCCTCGCCGACAACGGGGCGCAGGTGTGGTTCACCGGGACCGAGCGCGCGCCATTCGCGGCCCTCGATGGCGAGGCGGCAGTGTGGCGCGTGAGCGGGGGAACGGTGCTGCGCGAGAGCTGA
- a CDS encoding cation diffusion facilitator family transporter, with protein MASGHRLAPACEVRKAIPMADCGCDPGSVDTKAQQRVLRVALVLNAIMFIVEVGSGIHADSTGLVADGLDMLTDASVYAVALLAIGRSDLFKARAATLSGGLLFIVGLGVVAEAVRRFFVGAEPAGIWMIAIALAALAVNAFVLGLLQKQRSDEVHMRAAWIFTRADVVANAAVILSGLAVMLTGVIYFDLVVGAAIGLFVIKEAAEILREARHADR; from the coding sequence ATGGCAAGCGGGCACCGCTTGGCTCCCGCCTGCGAAGTCCGTAAGGCCATTCCTATGGCCGATTGTGGATGTGATCCGGGTTCCGTCGATACGAAGGCTCAACAGCGCGTGCTCCGGGTCGCGCTCGTTCTGAACGCCATCATGTTTATCGTCGAAGTCGGCTCCGGAATACATGCGGACTCGACCGGGCTCGTCGCCGATGGGCTCGACATGCTCACCGACGCTTCGGTCTATGCCGTTGCTCTCCTGGCAATCGGACGAAGCGACTTATTCAAGGCGCGAGCCGCAACTCTTAGTGGGGGATTGCTGTTCATCGTTGGCCTTGGCGTTGTCGCTGAGGCCGTGAGACGATTCTTCGTCGGAGCAGAACCTGCAGGCATCTGGATGATCGCAATCGCTCTCGCGGCGCTTGCAGTAAACGCCTTCGTGTTGGGGCTCCTGCAAAAGCAGCGCAGCGATGAAGTTCACATGCGCGCGGCCTGGATTTTCACCCGCGCAGACGTGGTCGCCAACGCCGCAGTGATCCTCTCAGGCCTGGCGGTCATGTTGACTGGAGTGATCTACTTTGACCTTGTGGTCGGGGCGGCCATTGGGCTTTTCGTGATCAAGGAAGCGGCAGAGATACTACGAGAAGCGAGACATGCCGACCGCTAA